A genomic stretch from Maniola hyperantus chromosome 22, iAphHyp1.2, whole genome shotgun sequence includes:
- the LOC138403880 gene encoding putative autophagy-related protein 11, with protein sequence MVIKLTVNSEWKEWKDKFLETFKNQGWDMVTTALAFRYKEGLLIDYAIKKERLILDINKSIDPKTMTDLIATGLPGFILNRLNRDELNNTTDLFNEIRKYEGMIYKKNSTIRKSGTFFYKNKTNEKKPCKTCESLDKGIKYHPEESCWFKKNKNESEKLFKANNSIIEVDMNTEKKKRVSTPLIKIKLLLENKLEVSGIYDSGSQISLINSRLIKVKEKKDNVNIAYMKTVNGVKKTDGLITIKIKILDLEEEVDVYIIENEDFDDFIVGLDMIKKFKLTQNEDLRIEQKKTTNKIDMMSKDNTNEDKNIKAYAINFNEHIETQEFVSMTDHLDNEKKIEIEKIIKEYKTIFAKDKYDIGSVKDYEARIDLLVNRYCSKRPYRCTIEDKLEIEEQISMLLKNNLIEESYSPFAAPVTLAFKKDASLEGIGAILKQTQLDGKDKPVAYFSKKLNESQKRKKAIYLECLAMKEAVKYWQHWLIGKQFTIYSDHKPLENMNIKSRTDEELGDLTYYLSQYDFTVKYIPGKENVEADCLSPNPVLESEDNKEELLKIVNLIQIKDIVEDQEKNETIKEKRNLIHKNRIYYKKIKKHEKIILSEEFSFAPKYLLDGTNVSILPNELKITEREDKWMADRKLALENTIKSHMYNKKVFDRNRKIQEFNIGDSVYVENGNRLNRKKLDELKIGPFKIIEKISNSMYRIDTGNRKTESTLFHITKLQPVTTEAEEEVAENEYEDNL encoded by the exons ATGGTTATAAAATTAACAGTAAATTCTGAATGGAAGGAATGGAAAGACAAATTTTtggaaacttttaaaaatcaagGATGGGACATGGTCACAACTGCCCTCGCATTCAGGTATAAAGAAGGATTGTTGATTGATTATGCTATAAAAAAAGAGCGGCTCATACTAGATATAAACAAATCGATAGACCCGAAAACAATGACAGATCTGATTGCAACAGGTCTACCTGGGTTTATCCTAAATAGGTTAAACAGGGATGAACTCAACAACACTACTGATTTGTTCAACGAGATAAGAAAATATGAAGGTATGATATACAAGAAAAACTCAACTATAAGAAAAAGtggtacatttttttataaaaataaaactaatgagaAGAAGCCATGTAAGACTTGTGAATCTTTGGACAAAGGAATTAAATATCATCCGGAGGAGTCatgttggtttaaaaaaaataaaaatgaatcagaAAAGCTCTTTAAAGCTAATAACTCCATTATTGAAGTAGACATgaatactgaaaaaaaaaaacgagtaAGTACACCATTAATCAAAATCAAGCTTttattagaaaataaattagaaGTGAGCGGCATTTATGATTCAGGCTCACAGATCTCGTTAATAAATTCAAGACTGattaaagtaaaagaaaaaaaagataacGTGAATATAGCATATATGAAAACGGTTAATGGTGTGAAGAAGACAGATGGCttgataacaataaaaataaaaatccttgaTTTAGAAGAAGAGGTGGATGTATATATAATAGAAAATGAggattttgatgattttataGTCGGATTGGATATGATAAAGAAattcaaattaacacaaaatgaGGACTTGCGGATAGAGCAAaagaaaacaacaaataaaatagaCATGATGTCTAAAGATAACACAAATGAAGATAAGAATATAAAAGCATATGCAATAAATTTCAATGAACACATAGAAACACAGGAATTTGTTAGTATGACAGACCATTTAGATAATGAAAAGAAAATTGAGATAGAGAAAATTATAAAGgaatataaaacaatttttgcTAAGGACAAGTATGATATAGGATCAGTTAAAGATTATGAAGCTCGTATAGATTTACTAGTAAATAGATACTGTAGTAAAAGACCATACAGATGTACAATAGAAGATAAATTAGAAATTGAAGAGCAAATATCCATGTTACTAAAGAATAATTTAATCGAAGAATCCTACAGTCCATTCGCTGCACCAGTGACTTTAGCATTTAAAAAAG ATGCATCCTTAGAGGGCATCGGGGCAATACTAAAACAAACACAACTAGATGGTAAAGACAAACCGGTGGCATATTTCTCAAAAAAACTGAATGAATCTCAAAAACGGAAAAAGGCTATATATTTGGAATGTCTTGCTATGAAAGAAGCTGTTAAATACTGGCAACACTGGCTCATTGGAAAACAATTCACTATCTACTCAGACCACAAACCTCTAGAGAACATGAACATTAAAAGCAGGACAGACGAAGAATTGGGTGATCTCACATATTACCTATCGCAATATGACTTCACAGTAAAATACATACCTGGTAAAGAAAATGTAGAAGCAGACTGTTTGAGCCCAAACCCTGTATTAGAATCAGAAGATAACAAAGAGGAACTATTgaaaatagttaatttaatacaaataaaagatatagttgaagaccaagagaaaaatgaaacaataaaagaaaagagaaatcttatacacaaaaatagaatttattataaaaaaataaagaaacatgAAAAGATTATCCTTTCAGAAGAATTTA GCTTTGCACCAAAATATTTACTGGATGGTACGAATGTTAGTATTCTaccaaatgaattaaaaataacagaaaGGGAAGACAAGTGGATGGCTGATAGAAAATTGGCATTAGAGAATACAATAAAATCCCACATGTACAACAAGAAAGTATTTGATAGAAATAGGAAAATTCAAGAGTTTAATATAGGAGACAGTGTATATGTAGAAAATGGAAATAGATTGAATAGAAAGAAATTAGACGAATTAAAAATAGGCCCTTTCAAGATAATAGAGAAAATATCGAACTCCATGTATAGGATTGACACTGGTAACAGAAAAACAGAATCAACTTTATTCCacataacaaaattacaacCTGTCACAACAGAGGCTGAAGAAGAAGTAGCGGAAAACGAATATGAAGATAACTTATAG